The DNA region GATCAACCCGGCCGGGACGGAGCCCGCGACCGAGAGAGAGATCGGGTGTGGGGAGGTGTGCACCGAGATGGATGAATGCGAATATCTCGGAGTAGGAGACATTGTGTGACTGCAAATCAGAACACTTTATGTCTATAGGTGGGTACCATGCAGCTGGTAATCAAACCAATATAGATGGTTGAGTAGGCACCCGTTGTCTATGGTTATGCTGCCTTGTTGTttcctgctgcttctgcaCGGTTCCAAACCCTCAGCCTGAGCCTCCAAAGGGCAGCCAATCGTGTGTGAGGCGTGGACGGCTTGGCCCATGCTTTCAGAAATCCGGGGCGGGAAGGAGCTcccaaaagaaagaaagcacGCCGCTTGCTTTTGCAGCTTCAAATTTTCAAGTCAACTCTTTATTTACTTGATACCTTGCCTACATAAACCTACCAATCTCTGTTTTTTCCGATTTCTGCTGAGAAGTCGTGAGCCAATCTCGAATTGCCACCATTTCTTgcatcccacctcccacctcctcccaccaagTAACCTAGCCACCGACTCCATCCGTCTGGTCTCTACCCCACAATTAGCGGCGCCTTAAGACCAGAGCTCTCTGTTTGGGCTGAACActcaccacaacaccacagcTCAATTGAACTATTCACATCCAACCGCCATGGCTCCCACTACTGTCCAGAATCCTCCGGCGCCCGTCGAGTCCAAAACcgcccagaagaagaaggccaaggccacTGCTGCTGTCAAGGCCGCTGCCGGCACCGAGTCTCCTGCCCCTGCTTCCGTTGCTGGCGGCGAGAACCCAGATGACAGCTCTGAGAATGGCTACATCCGCGAGCTTTCCAAGTAGGCAATATCCCCAGACAAAATGAGTCGATTCAATTGCTGACGCATCGTGCTTGCAGGAACATCCGCAACCTCAACAAGAAGATCGTAAGTTGGCTGTCACGCCACTCCCACCTCGCTTGCTCCCATCCGCTGACCGATTTCCCAGTCCAATGGTGCCAGAATCGAGAATTTGATCAACGAGCATAGTGGCAAGTCGCTCGAGGAGCTCGTAGCTGCCAAGATCATCAATGCCGATCAGGCTGCCTCGCACCTGAAACGGCCCTCCCTTCAGAACCAGCTCGCCCAGTTCGAGAAGGAGCTTGCCATGCACAAGCAGATCGAGGCCGACCACCGTTCCCGTCTGAGCCAGCTGGAGACTACGCTGAAGGAGAAGttcgagaaggagaaggaggagcttgttGCTGAGACAAAGCAAaaggtcgaggccgaggccgacgaAAAACTGAGGGGCTACCTTTTGGCTCTTTCGCAGTTCCTTCGTCTCGCTGCTGCCCGCCGTCTCGCCGAGGCTGATAGCTCGATTGATGAGAATGCGGCTATCGAAGGTGTTCTTCTCCATATCTACTGTGGTGATAATGATTCCGTCACCGAGATGCTCAAGTTGGTCCAGGGATCAGATGAGCGCgtccttggtgttgaggggaggtTACTGAAGACTACCTGCAAGTTGCTGATCAGTCGCTATTGTCAAAGGTGTGCTAACTCTTTGTAGTTGCCGAtatcaaggaggaggcttaTGCCCATCTGAACCCAAACTACAAGCGTCCCAAGCCAGCCGAGCCCGAGTTTGCGGAAGAGCTGAAGTTGGACGAGTACGAGTCGACGGTTTTGGTCGAGACTGACCCAACAGTTGCCAATGCCGGTCTCACCGAGGTTGACGATGGCTCTGCCGTCGCTTTGACAAACGGCCATGGCCAGGACGCCTCGTCTGCTAGCGGCGGTGCTCCCGGCAACGCCGATGTCGCCGACAGCGCCGCCAATGCCGCTGGCGAGAACCAGTGGGATACCGGCAATACCATCTCGGACTCGCAGGAATGGGTTAGTGTCAACGTTCCCCGCGATCTCGGCGAGACGGAGACCGGTGCGGCCGCTACGCCTGCCCAGCCTACTGCCCCGGTTACCAACCAGTCGTGGGCTGACGAGCATCCCGAGACGGCGGCCGAGGCTACCACCCCTGCCGATGATGGATTTCACCAGGTCCCGAGCCGCAGCCGTGGCAGCCGTGATGGTGGCCACCGTGGTCGTGGCGGTTTCCGTggccgcggtggtggtttcCGCGGTGATGGCCGTGGACGCGGtcgtggccgtggtggtgatcgCGGGGGTTTCCCCTCGCGCCCTCGCCGGGAAGAAAGCCAGGGTTAGTAATCCTGGTCTGATCGTTTCTGGGATGGGCGCACACAGGGTTGATCTCGTCTCGCATCTCTGGTTGACCAGAGTGTTCGTCGTTGTGCATTTCATGGTTTTGACGGCGTTTCCCATATGATTGCACGCACACATACCAAAAACAGGAATTCACACAGGAGCATGGCTTGTATGAGATTTttagaaagagaaaaaggagggTTGCTTAATTTTCATTGCGGCCGCTTCTCCGGGCCTTAATTGGCAATGTACATTACAAAGGGCATCAACAAAAAACGGAATCTGGAGGGAAACATCATGGGTGGCGCGGCGGAGAGATATGGTGGCAACTACAGGACATGAAATGGCGGGGCGGACGGACTTTATGAACAGGGTGAACAACATAATCAAGCAAAGTCCTAGGACGACACGGGACTTGCGAGACAAGCTTAATTAGGTTGGGCGTTTGTGAACTGCGGTTtattttttggttttttttttatggGCGCAGGTATGGAACGAGTTGCTTGTCTGGTGGGCTCTCTGGCTCTCTTAttgaagggggaaaaaagggGGTCTGGAGTTGTATCATAGGATGGGCGAAAATAAATACTTGGCTCATACTATTATTTGCGTGTGAATTGTGTTGTTGATTTTTGATGTCCCTGTcgcaccaccaaaaccatacacccaacagcaacagagCCACGGTCCAATCAGGGCTGAAAGACACCTCTCGACGTGGTGATTTCTTTACTTGAACCCCCTGAACGGTGTCCCCAGGGCTCTCCCCTTGTCGTCGAATTTAACGCCTTCTCTTCTGAGGAGTTCTTTTTTCTCGATGAGGGTGTCTACGCCTCCTACACCGTCGGGGCTTTTGCGGGAGATTTTGCCTTTGAAGCCGCCTAGGGAGTTGCCTGTTGCTAGGACGCGGTGGCTTTATCCTCGAGTTAGCTTTCAAGTATgatggaagggggggcaaACATACCAGGGAACCCCGGGAGCAAAGGGGTTTTTCCTTAGGGCGTTGCCGACTGCTCGGGGGGAAGACTTCAGATGTGTGGACATTAAGGCGTAGGTTGTGAAGGAGCCtgaggggatggtgaggaggaggtggtagacttttttttcgaaGGGGGtgattttgggggaggtgttgattAGGGTTTTGtagtttgggggttggggggcggtggagatggaggagtgTTTTCtttcggtggtggttgtggtggtggcggtggttgtgaggagaggggttgttgttgatgggggtgtgggagggaAGAATGCTGGGGAGTctctgggggaggggaatgtGAAGGGGTTCGTTGGGGGGGCTGTTAGGGTTGTCATTGTGGCGTTGATTGGGCGGTTGATTCAAATTGTGGTtaggagatgatggagggaaTGTCGATTATTGCTGTGAAGTCAAGCTCCGGGATGAGATGGGGTGGCGATTTTATGGAGTGATCAACGAAGCACAAAAATCTGGAGCAAAAATGATATTGCTTCAGCGGATGAATGGAGGTGTAAGAAGTTATTCCAAATTCTTGTGAGGAAAGTCGAACGGTGATCTTTGTCCATGATTACCAAGACGGACCGATGTCACTCCAAGGGCGCGTCTCATCAAGCGTGCACGTGGCTAGGAAGCGCGTCGATGGTGCGCTGTCACGTGATGCCACCCTCTTGATATCGATGAGACGGTCTTCAGCTCGTGGTCGATAGAACAACAAACAGGAAGAAAGTGGAATATTCAACCCTTTGCGGTTCGTATTATTCATACCGATCTATTCAGATGGTACACACTCAAGGTTTCTTCGCCATTGGACAAGCAGGAGCTCACCGCTCGTGCTTTCCTCGTTCACAGAGCCTCGGTCAGAAACCGGGCAACAGGAATGTGCAACTGGCATTTGTTGGCAGTTTCTGTTAACCCGAAGGGTGATTCGAGGCCAGAGACCCTTCTTATTTGTTGACTAGGCTTCCCGCTTCAGGTTTTACTCCTTGAGAGGTTGCATTCGACCAATTCCATAGACGCTCACTAAAATCTTCGTTTGTGATTTCAACGACAGAAGTCGTTCAAATCCATCACAATACCATATACCATCAATCAAGATACCAGCAACCAAGTTTCCGCTCCCAAATAAATCACGAGCAGCTGTAAGCAAAACGCTCAAGTTTCATGTGACGCAGATGTAACAGTGGCGCAAGAAGGCACGGAAAGATGGTGTCGACCCCGCGACGCCCGGCCAAGCTGGTGACCGTCCCGCCAACTGAATATATTACCCTATCTTACCCATTAGCAGACCCTACATGATCAATC from Podospora pseudopauciseta strain CBS 411.78 chromosome 6, whole genome shotgun sequence includes:
- a CDS encoding hypothetical protein (EggNog:ENOG503NTWP); the protein is MAPTTVQNPPAPVESKTAQKKKAKATAAVKAAAGTESPAPASVAGGENPDDSSENGYIRELSKNIRNLNKKISNGARIENLINEHSGKSLEELVAAKIINADQAASHLKRPSLQNQLAQFEKELAMHKQIEADHRSRLSQLETTLKEKFEKEKEELVAETKQKVEAEADEKLRGYLLALSQFLRLAAARRLAEADSSIDENAAIEGVLLHIYCGDNDSVTEMLKLVQGSDERVLGVEGRLLKTTFADIKEEAYAHLNPNYKRPKPAEPEFAEELKLDEYESTVLVETDPTVANAGLTEVDDGSAVALTNGHGQDASSASGGAPGNADVADSAANAAGENQWDTGNTISDSQEWVSVNVPRDLGETETGAAATPAQPTAPVTNQSWADEHPETAAEATTPADDGFHQVPSRSRGSRDGGHRGRGGFRGRGGGFRGDGRGRGRGRGGDRGGFPSRPRREESQG
- a CDS encoding hypothetical protein (COG:L; EggNog:ENOG503P6NB): MTTLTAPPTNPFTFPSPRDSPAFFPPTPPSTTTPLLTTTATTTTTTERKHSSISTAPQPPNYKTLINTSPKITPFEKKVYHLLLTIPSGSFTTYALMSTHLKSSPRAVGNALRKNPFAPGVPCHRVLATGNSLGGFKGKISRKSPDGVGGVDTLIEKKELLRREGVKFDDKGRALGTPFRGFK